The following is a genomic window from Solanum stenotomum isolate F172 chromosome 4, ASM1918654v1, whole genome shotgun sequence.
NNNNNNNNNNNNNNNNNNNNNNNNNNNNNNNNNNNNNNNNNNNNNNNNNNNNNNNNNNNNNNNNNNNNNNNNNNNNNNNNNNNNNNNNNNNNNNNNNNNNNNNNNNNNNNNNNNNNNNNNNNNNNNNNNNNNNNNNNNNNNNNNNNNNNNNNNNNNNNNNNNNNNNNNNNNNNNNNNNNNNNNNNNNNNNNNNNNNNNNNNNNNNNNNNNNNNNNNNNNNNNNNNNNNNNNNNNNNNNNNNNNNNNNNNNNNNNNNNNNNNNNNNNNNNNNNNNNNNNNNNNNNNNNNNNNNNNNNNNNNNNNNNNNNNNNNNNNNNNNNNNNNNNNNNNNNNNNNNNNNNNNNNNNNNNNNNNNNNNNNNNNNNNNNNNNNNNNNNNNNNNNNNNNNNNNNNNNNNNNNNNNNNNNNNNNNNNNNNNNNNNNNNNNNNNNNNNNNNNNNNNNNNNNNNNNNNNNNNNNNNNNNNNNNNNNNNNNNNNNNNNNNNNNNNNNNNNNNNNNNNNNNNNNNNNNNNNNNNNNNNNNNNNNNNNNNNNNNNNNNNNNNNNNNNNNNNNNNNNNNNNNNNNNNNNNNNNNNNNNNNNNNNNNNNNNNNNNNNNNNNNNNNNNNNNNNNNNNNNNNNNNNNNNNNNNNNNNNNNNNNNNNNNNNNNNNNNNNNNNNNNNNNNNNNNNNNNNNNNNNNNNNNNNNNNNNNNNNNNNNNNNNNNNNNNNNNNNNNNNNNNNNNNNNNNNNNNNNNNNNNNNNNNNNNNNNNNNNNNNNNNNNNNNNNNNNNNNNNNNNNNNNNNNNNNNNNNNNNNNNNNNNNNNNNNNNNNNNNNNNNNNNNNNNNNNNNNNNNNNNNNNNNNNNNNNNNNNNNNNNNNNNNNNNNNNNNNNNNNNNNNNNNNNNNNNNNNNNNNNNNNNNNNNNNNNNNNatttattttattttattttatagctAAATCGTGTGTTTGGCAtgttgttaattctttttttttggagttATTGTACCGAAAGTGTCTTATTGCTTCATTTCCTCTCACGAATTATTATGAGTATtacttatgtattttatttgttcttgcCACATGTGAAATCTACCAGAGTTCGCCATGAATTCCTATTTCCCTTTGCATTACAAATGGGCCATTCAGGCCCAATGTTTTCTCCTGCCGAGTCAGCCAGCTACAAGAATTGGTGTACAGGCCCCGGGTTTAAAAATAGCGGAACAGATCGGGAGTTGAAAAGATTAGGCCAAAAGCCCGCCTCTATTTATTATGagttgtattttattattattgggCCTAAGCCTATTTAATCATTATGTTTAttgttttgttaaaatttaggacaggtgaaaaattgggcctaaggcccaaagAAAATACTCCTATTATGCTAGAATAGGACAGGTACAAATGACTTAAATGGGCCGAAGGCCCAAAacgaaaatgggcccaaatactaGTCCAGGCGGACAGAAACCAGATTTGGGTCCAACCCCCTTTCCCTTTTACtttactatgtttatttacttgttaGTATTTGCCATTAATTTTAAGGTTGGAAAATTTAAACCCCCAAAAGAAAGCCgttttgaattgaaattaaaaCCAACTCATTTTTTAACTGaccttaatatttattatatttcacTTAAGCAAATGCTCTTGTAATACTTTCCTTTCccttaaaaaatgatttcaagttttaaactctttattttcGTAACTTAGTCATGTATGCTCAAGTTAATCTACTTTAGTCAAATAgttaattgtcggataaccgcattagcgggTGTTCTAGGTGCTTTAAACCCCTTCCTAGAACACTAATAGGAACCCTCGAACCCCTTTTAAGATATTCACTAGATTCCTGTTTTAATCTATTGAAATcagtttttcttgattttttctcaaaaattaagtggcgactcttaaaccagtccaaaatatatttttaaataaaacaactatcaccaattatttattaaaattcacCTCAATTATCAATTATTCACCTTTTCTACTTCAAATATATCACTATTATTTTGGTAGAAAAGTGAAAACTTATCGTTGAGATAACGTTTTGTTGAAAAATAGTTGACGTAGGAAAATAACATAACTAGATGTATTTTGACCACgaacatttttttatatatagaaaaagacaaatatatgtGGATTTTATCccaatgttcctttttctttttatttatttttaggaaTATTTAGCTTAAATTTGTGAATTTCACATGGTTCAGTAAGGGTGACAaaagtttcaatctttttgttAAACACGAATTgctttttctcaaaacatgttGTATGGTCTTGAAAATTTGGTTTTGAAAATTGTAGTTCAATATAAGTTCTAATTCTgataaaaacaattatttttgtgattttattaatttatattgttaattttATGTCTACACATCTAAAAATATCTCCTAAATttataaaaacacatttttaaaaatttaccaTACTTTTCACACCATGCGAAATGTAGatagtttttaattttatttgaattcaaagttcgtttgtcttgcattttaataTCTCTAACAAATCTATTTAAAAAGTTCATCATCCCCACCGGATCCGACTCCTCTCCATTTCCCCCAAattctagcttggattggagaCATATGTCATAATTTAGAATTAATGGTTAAAATCTAATTGATTAAAGCAAAGGCCTAACCATAGTTATTTACTTCCATATATTtgcttcttaaatatttttgcaatacattatatttttcctaaatatattaaaatcttTTCATTACTGCCTGCatacatatttaaaacttttattaaatattttacttttttgaaaaaattataatacaatTAAACGTTTTTGGCATTCTAATAGAATATTAAGAGCTACAATGTCTATTGAGCAATATGAACTCCATTTAGGGAGTAAGAAAGAATTTAAAGTTGagtgacaaaatttattttactcctaaaataaataaaaaagtcaggtcacaaattttaattttttatttggcaaatattatttgagaaatgacaaacgtttgaaaaaaaaagagtaaaaaatcagcaaaacaatTACTCaaagtaattaagaaaagaagttattttaaatatatttaggaaaaatataatataaatctaAAATTGTTGgattgcaaaaatatttaagaagcaaacatataaaagtaaataactatgattatgaattttattttaattaattaaatttcaaccATCAATTCTAAACTATGACACGTGCGGATGGGAGAGAATCCAAatccttatttttcttttcttaatatttttttccggTATAAATAATTGTGTAAACTgttttttcactttgaaaagaaaaaacaaaaaaataaaaaacttttttttttcgttttctcCCAAATCTCTGGAAAAAATCTTGtaatattgattaaaaaaaaaaaagaagcgaAGATCATCGATCCAGCAGCAAAGTCAATACGCTTATGATTGGTAATTTCATCAATCCCCAGatttaacttcaatttcaatttttttgtttatgtgaATCTTCGTTAGAAATtgaaattgatatatttatgtTGATTGAATGAGAATGTGCTTTCTTGTTTATCCGAATTTTTATCCTTCCACTTGTATtccaaattgtttttttaggtAATGGATGCACTTTGTCAATTTAGTAATATTTGAGGAATTTTGAGTTCATCGTGTTGGGCGGAGCTACAATTTTGAGTTTATGAGTTctgaattttaaaaagagaagtTTAATGGGTTTTGGCTCAATAAGTTatacatattaagtgaattttcttcattttttttcttctgtgtTTTGCTTGGGTTTGATGCACTTGAACCGATTGTCCACGAGGTAGTAGTAAGGTCTGCCGAAATAGCCTCTTACTTCCATGAGGTTgtggtaaggtctgtgtacactctaccctcaccagaccccacttagtgggatttcacagggtatgttgttgttgttgttacatattaagtgaatttcttaatataaatataggGTTTTGACCAAAGCTATTGAGCGTGTAGCTTAGCAATTTTGTTAAGGGTGTTTAAAAGcttagtatatatttttaaaaaagttgtttTGACCCTGTATATGCAGTATTATTTTCTGTATGTACAATGTAGTTTTTCGACGAAGGTTCTTTGAGTGACCACCCTTGAGTCAATGTAGCTATGCCACTGGCTAACACACCCTTGTCAGGTGTTCTTTCATGGTGGTCTTTGATAAGTTTGAAGTGGAAACTGTTGTGGGGTGAATCCCTTTTAAGAATCTTTTTAAGTAGCTTAAACATGCCATGAGTCAAGGAGACCTCCTATATTATTCATTGAATTTGCTTTCTTGAAACTTTTCAATGGAGCATACCTAGTTATTTTCTATGGTTAAGGGACACAAAGTACAATGTAGGGGCAGGGAAAGCTACTTCATTTGGGGCAGGTGCCAAACATGATCATAAGTTAATGGAAATTTGCAGTTAGCATGGCATACTGCATATGTTAGTATCACTTGTGGGAAGTAGAAATGGGGAGTACATTAGAAACTTGTTAGTCTGCATCAGTGCAAAGTCCTAATGAGTGAATGCTAAATATATCTAAGAGTCCATCATctaaacaatataatatttcaATGTACTCTGCACATTTGAATCGTtatatcaaatatttctctACTCCCCTTAGGAATATCATTTACTCTTTTTACAGTCTCTACACTTCAGGCCTGTCTTTCTTGCATTGAATAGTttcagaaattttaaaaaaatgtcttcAAAATCACACATCTTTGCAAACTTTGAATGATTTGTTTTAAGTAACATAGAAGTTGCGGGTCTTCAATTTATTACTCAGAGAAGACTTGAGCATAAATTCAGTTATTTCCTCTATTTGTCATATGTTTTGAATTGGTCAATTAGATATTTGAGAGCAGAAGTCATACGATTTCAAGATAATCTAAAAGATTAAAGTGCATTTTAGAAATGCTACTCGCTATCTCTCTTTCTTGAACAAGTAAAGGAAATCCCCGAGTTATTGGAGTCGAAAGCAGGAAAGTCCCATAAAAAAGGCCTTGTTGGAATCCACTGTCCAAATAACAGAAAGTACGAACATTTGTAATATTTCCCACTTCAAATCTGCAAATTGAACTCTTACCATATCGTGTTTGTTGTAGTTGTATGCTTGTGAAAGCAAGATGGTGAAGTTGACTATGATTGCTCGTGTGACTGATGGTCTTCCTTTAGCGGAGGGGCTGGATGATGGCCGTGATATTCAAGATGCAGATTTCTACAAACAGCAAGCCAAGTCCTTGTTTAAGAACCTCTCTATGGGCCAGATTGAGGCATCAAGGATGTCTGTAGAAACTGGGCCTTATATTTTCCAGTatccttttattttgtttcatttaacATCTGTTCAATGTTCTTTGTGTGATTAAATCTCTCATATCAATGCTTACCGAAGTTTCTCAAAGTGCAGAGTTATCTTTTTGAACTTTATTTTGTGAGATGAGTACAAGCTAAGTAACAAAATGGTCACTCCAAATAGCTTCTCTGAATTACTCATAGTCAAGATAATGAAATACAGCAGAATTTTGTCACTTTGTTTATGCACTTGTTAGTGAAActgcatttttttaatttttgggtgAAAGTAGGTCCAGTAGAGAGTCTTGAACAGGTTTCCCCCCCTTCTAAAAATAggtaaataaaattatttgccAACTATTGCCAGTGTCTTTGTTGCAGTTGTAATCAGCACAGCTTGTGGGAGAACTGTAATTTGGTATACACATGAGTGGATTGGATAACATGTGCAGTTAGTGTTGCAAAATTTAGGGACAACTAGGATTTTTCATGGTATTAGCATAAGTAATGAGGGTTCCTCGGGTTGCCTTTGATAAATTTACAAACCTGTTAATGTGTTGGGATAGTTCTTGGTAGATAATTTTGCACAAGATATGGTTCTCTACAAATAATATTCAATCAATGTTACCAATAGTTGCATCATGGGCGgattaaaaatgaacaaaaaaccTGCCTTGATCATCTTCCAAAGTACCCACAAAATAGGTAAAGGGATGAAGGATGGATCCGGCTAAGTGCTTTCGATGAACCAGGAGGgatctttttttgttttagtatttctctTATCACGTAtccctcttctttttctctttcaacCCAATTTCTTTCTCAATCTAAAGTAGTAATTTGAATGACATCTACTCTTGGATACACAGGAACTGATAAATTCATTTTGGAAAAGCAGAAGCTAATAAATAAGCACACTACAATTTGTTCTTATTATTAGTGGTCTGTTTTCTGGCTTTTTTCATGGTATGTGTGTTACCCATGTGAGGACTATGTATTCATTTTCTGGATTAGTAGTAATATCAATCTTGTAGATGGAAGTGTGATTTATTGAACAAAATCTCATGGATGGTTAGATGTACTTAACTACTGCTTTTTGACACTAAAAGAAGGTGTTCGCTGGGGATTTAGTGTTCTCTTAACTGGTTCACTCAGTTATAACATTGAAGGCCGTGTTTGTTATTTGACAATGTGTGACCGCTCTTATCCCAAGAAACTTGCTTTTCAATACCTAGAAGACCTCAAGAATGAGTTTGAGCGTGTCAATGGGAGTCAAATCGAAACTGCTGCTAGGCCATATGCTTTTATTAAATTTGGTATGGTCTTGTCTTTAATGTGCGCTGTTATAATTTCTAATTGATCTTCTGTTgaatattaatctttttttctttctgcaaTTTGTATTTTTCTCGTTTCAAAAAGATACATTCATACAGAAGACAAAGAAACTGTACCAGGACACCAGAACTCAGCGCAATATTACAAAGTTGAATGATGAACTCTACGAAGTTCATCAGATAATGACTCGAAATGTACAAGAAGTTTTAGGTGTTGGTGAAAAGTTGGATCGTAAGTTTCTCATTCCAATGTTTGCCTGACCTCATTACCTTCTTATAGTATCTGGAAAGTTTCTTGTGCCATTGTTAGCACTACCTGATTGATCTTTTAAATATCTGTGATGTTACTAATCCTCAATGTCCTGCTCTGTCAGTTTGCCTTGAAAAGCTACCAAATGCTGTCTGACAGCTTCTTTATTTACAAACATTTAATGCTTTTATTTTCTGTCATTTTTAAGTTTATTGTTATCCTGATATAGTTAGTGGTAGTGCTTATTTGTTATGTCCAAGGAGTCTCTTGCAAATATGAAACTTCATAGTATACTTCCTAGTTCAGTAATAAAGAAATTTTGAGCTCCAAGTTTTTCACTAATGGTGCACCAGAAACAAGTTGAAAGGAGTGTAGAAGACATGTCCATTATGTTTATTCATCCTCCTTAGACTTCATTAACTTTTTTTAACAACTGACTTTGGTGTGAGGTTCCTCTACATTGTGATATAGTGTATATTGGTATATATGCCCTTTGTCAATAACCAAAACAAAACTGACTTTTCTGTAACTTGATTTGATGACTTGTAAATATTgattcctcttttttttctcttcgtTATGTGCTCCTGGAAAGGAAATTTCTGTACTCATTCATCTTTGATCATAAGGCTACCAAGTTAAAGCCTTCATGTATTTCTTTATTACATATGTTCTTTCTTCTCACGGCATGATTAGG
Proteins encoded in this region:
- the LOC125861745 gene encoding 25.3 kDa vesicle transport protein-like, translated to MVKLTMIARVTDGLPLAEGLDDGRDIQDADFYKQQAKSLFKNLSMGQIEASRMSVETGPYIFHYNIEGRVCYLTMCDRSYPKKLAFQYLEDLKNEFERVNGSQIETAARPYAFIKFDTFIQKTKKLYQDTRTQRNITKLNDELYEVHQIMTRNVQEVLGVGEKLDQVSQMSSRLTSESRIYADKARDLNRQALIRKWAPVAIVIGVVILLFWAKNKIW